In a genomic window of Styela clava chromosome 7, kaStyClav1.hap1.2, whole genome shotgun sequence:
- the LOC120329019 gene encoding thiosulfate:glutathione sulfurtransferase-like, giving the protein MMQMSSSVRLCRRVFRPNLRSHLTSSSPSCSRVILSTNSRTANANRNSSLKCQLKYVRLLHTTDMKLAHDERELRPDYCVTYDELKYGVENDKFLVIDVRRPDEVADGRMKAKRYVNIPVQEFEEALQLSDKDFKDTYGIDKPPKDASDIVFHCKLGGRSTTALRLAQNAGYTKSKHYPGGWSEWSEKN; this is encoded by the exons ATGATGCAAATGTCGTCTTCAGTGAGGCTTTGTCGTAGGGTGTTTCGGCCAAACCTCAGATCTCACTTAACGAGTTCATCTCCAAGTTGTAGTAG AGTCATCTTATCAACAAACTCAAGAACAGCAAATGCAAATAGGAATTCATCTTTGAAATGCCAGCTAAAATATGTACGGTTATTACATACGACTGATATGAAGTTGGCTCATGATGAAAGAGAACTGAG ACCTGACTACTGTGTCACTTATGATGAGTTAAAATATGGAGTCGAAAACgataaatttcttgttattGATGTGAGAAGGCCGGATGAGGTTGCTGATGGCAGAATGAAAGCAAAGAGATATGTGAACATTCCTGTTCAAGAGTTCG AGGAAGCATTGCAATTGTCTGATAAAGATTTCAAAGATACATATGGCATTGATAAACCACCTAAAGATGCATCTGATATCGTATTTCATTGTAAACTTGGAGGAAGAAGCACTACCGCATTAAGACTTGCACAAAATGCTGGATATACTAA GTCCAAGCATTATCCCGGTGGATGGTCAGAGTGGTCTGAAAAAAACTGA